TAATTGCTTTTTCTATTCTTAAAGACAAGCTTTCAAATTTTGACCCTTGACCGAGCTTTATCCCGTATATTTTTAATAACCCTCTTATTGTCCCAACAATCTGCTGGTAGCTGCATGTTAACTGTCTTCTACTTCCAAGTGCTATTTTAATTTGACAAGATTCATCCGATTTTACTAGTACTTCTTTATATAGCCCAGCCCTCATCATTTGAGCTATACCTCTTGCATCATTCTTATCGTTTTTATTGATTCTTGCAGACAAAGCTGCTGCCATATGTCTTGCATCTACACAAACTACTGGCAAGCCAAAACTCCTTAATTTTTTGCACATTGATATTGAAAGTTGTCCACTTTCTACTCCTATAGTTTCGTAATTTTTGCCTTGTTCAAGCAAGTACTCTGCTATTGCCTTGCTTTCGCTTGCAACAACTCCTTCTTTAACAATCTTTCCTTTCTCATCAACGATACTAATGAAAGTTTCTTTGAGTGAGACATCTAATCCGCTATAATATTTCATGAGACTACTCCTACTGTAAAAGTTTAAATTGTTTTTGAAGAACTTATTCTACTGAATTCGTTACTTCGTGTTAAAATAATGGAGTATGTCTCTCCATCATTCAACAGCAATTACAGTATGTGCCTATCACATGCTCTATCTGCATATAGTGCTTTTATGGCATGCTGAAAATCAACTTCTTTTAGCAAATCACAAGCTCCATAGTGATCAGAGTAGACACCGTTACTGTATTTTACAGCTATGGCTTTTTTGTTGTTTATATTCAACATTACGTGCAATTTTCTCGTTTGCTCATAGCCACGATATTTTCTGTCAGTGCTATTTTCCTTGCTGTGACCAGGAGTGTTGTTGTATATACTAATTCCTGTACTGTCCATAGCAATTTCGATATCTTCCATATTATTTTTATCAATTCTGCAATCATTTATCTTAATATTAAGTTTCTTAAACCTTCTTGATGCTTGTGAATAGCTGATAACTGCCAAATCTCTTCCTATTTGTTGCAAATACCCTTTTATAAACCCGACTGTTTGTCTTAAACCAATTCTAAAGAAACTGACGATTATATGCACTAAAATCACAACTTTATCACTATAAATATAGTTGCCGCCCTGCATTTTTGGACAATTCTCGTACCAATTTTCTATGGCGTCATTGATATAACAAAAAATGCTTCCTCTTTCTTGGAGAAATTTGTTATATTCATGGCAGTTACTGACTCTCATTTTTTGTGGCATATTTTTTCTTCAACGGTTAAATGGCTATTTATAATGAATTTTGTCAGTAACTGCCAGTTCTTTTCACTTGAGCGATGCAACAAAGCCGTCTGGGATCCAGAAAACTTAATTTTAACCAAGTGGCTGCATAATAAAGACTGGATCCCAGACGGCTTTGTTGCATAGCACCTTAAGCAGTGATGGTTTACGACAAATTTATGTAATGATTTCAAATTTAGCCATACCAATATCAGTGAATTTGTTGAGCAAATAGCACTTAATTAGTAATTCTTTTTCACGATTTACTTCAGATTTATTCCTAAAGCTAAATCCAAATACTTGCTTCAACCTTGAGAAAAATCCTTCTATGTAAGATCTCTTTCCATAAATTGCTTCCTTTTTCCACTCTTTTACACCATCTTGTCCATATAATTTTATTAACCTAATAGCAGCATTCCTGTCAGACATATAATCTATTTTTGAATGTTCTGCTGCATCCTTTTTTGGTAGAACTTTTGTCTTTATATCGTATTTCTTACACAATTTATAAAGTTTGTGCCTATCGTATGCCCTATCTGCATATAATGCTTTTATTTTGTGCTGAAAATTAACTTCTTCAAGCAAATCGCAAGCTCCATAGTGGTCAGAGTAGACGCCATTACTGTATCTTGCAGCTATAGCTTTTTTACTATTCACACTTAACATAACATGTAACTTTCTTACTTGCTCGTAGCTTCGGTACTTTCTATCTGCACTGTTTTCCTTACTGTGGCCAGGAGTGTTACTGTAAATGCTGATACTTGTGCTATCTATGATAATTTCAATATTTTCCATGTTGCTTTTATCAACCCTGCAATCATTTATCTTAATATTAAGTTTTTTAAACCTTCTTGATGCTTGTGAATAGCTGATAACTGCCAAATTTTTTCCTATTTGTTGCAGATATCCTTTTATAAACCCCACCGTTTGTCTTAACCCAATTCTAAAAAGATTGACAATTATATGCACCAAAAT
This genomic interval from Wolbachia endosymbiont (group A) of Rhinocyllus conicus contains the following:
- a CDS encoding IS110 family transposase, whose product is MKYYSGLDVSLKETFISIVDEKGKIVKEGVVASESKAIAEYLLEQGKNYETIGVESGQLSISMCKKLRSFGLPVVCVDARHMAAALSARINKNDKNDARGIAQMMRAGLYKEVLVKSDESCQIKIALGSRRQLTCSYQQIVGTIRGLLKIYGIKLGQGSKFESLSLRIEKAIKDLDEISKASIGALVCSLEAIEKSLEKLDKMLLEQGKKDEDCKLLTTAPGVGTIVAMTYKATVDNPNRFERSSTVGAYMGLTPRQYASGEIDRHGSISKMGPMECRSMLYEAAQVLLTVSKKNFKLKSWGLKLARKKGMKKAIVAVARKLAVIMHRMLVNKTEFCYYN
- a CDS encoding IS5 family transposase, which gives rise to MPQKMKVSNQNEYNKFLEKRGNIFRYIDEAIENWYENSPKMQGGNYIYSDKVVILVHIIVNLFRIGLRQTVGFIKGYLQQIGKNLAVISYSQASRRFKKLNIKINDCRVDKSNMENIEIIIDSTSISIYSNTPGHSKENSADRKYRSYEQVRKLHVMLSVNSKKAIAARYSNGVYSDHYGACDLLEEVNFQHKIKALYADRAYDRHKLYKLCKKYDIKTKVLPKKDAAEHSKIDYMSDRNAAIRLIKLYGQDGVKEWKKEAIYGKRSYIEGFFSRLKQVFGFSFRNKSEVNREKELLIKCYLLNKFTDIGMAKFEIIT